Proteins encoded by one window of Flavobacterium sp. N502540:
- a CDS encoding DUF5689 domain-containing protein: MKNRFLVFGYVFLLLIIYSCNNETEIPKLECTQPSLVINQKVQKVKDFSGPVPKQYGYDDTIEAYVVSSDEGGNFFKILFLQTIATDETPAIGFSVAVDVANTYIDFRVGNKVYIKLKNQFTDLYFDGLRIGSLSVSNSGDPTIGRISQTDYKTVLNASCTIMDESKLVKAISVEEALNDDKLNTLVELSGVQFAEEAIGRHYFEESNNVGGSTNWSLQDKSGNQIIFRTSSYAGFANKLVPEGSGKVRGVLTKYGSDYQLMSRSEKDLEMNGKRDIPIFAEDFQSVKNNVNFTLPGWSNIVEKASKLWESMLYAGNGYAEFNTTSTTAAENVAWMVTPKINLSGYKSAVLSFRSAQHDLKIDSPLNVLEVYVSTNFDSSSVTKAKWTKLTAKFPSLSTLSRVFISSGAIDLSSYSGNINIAFKYMGSGKDKTLNGAFMVDDVRIFAEK, from the coding sequence ATGAAAAATAGATTCTTAGTTTTCGGTTATGTATTCTTGCTGCTGATAATTTACAGTTGCAATAATGAAACTGAAATTCCAAAACTAGAATGTACACAACCGAGTTTAGTTATTAATCAGAAGGTTCAGAAAGTCAAAGATTTTTCAGGGCCCGTTCCGAAACAATATGGCTACGATGATACTATTGAGGCTTACGTAGTGTCAAGCGATGAGGGAGGAAATTTCTTTAAGATACTTTTCCTGCAAACTATTGCAACGGATGAAACACCGGCAATAGGATTTAGTGTTGCGGTTGATGTTGCCAACACCTATATCGATTTTCGGGTAGGAAATAAAGTGTATATCAAATTAAAGAATCAGTTTACAGATTTATATTTTGATGGTTTGCGTATCGGAAGTTTGTCTGTAAGCAATTCGGGAGATCCAACGATCGGCAGAATTTCGCAGACCGACTATAAAACTGTTCTTAATGCGTCTTGTACAATAATGGATGAAAGTAAGCTGGTGAAAGCAATTTCAGTAGAAGAAGCGCTAAATGACGATAAGCTTAATACGCTGGTGGAGTTAAGCGGAGTCCAGTTTGCAGAGGAAGCGATTGGCCGTCATTATTTTGAAGAGTCTAACAATGTAGGAGGTTCGACAAACTGGAGCCTGCAGGATAAAAGTGGGAATCAGATTATTTTCAGAACAAGCAGTTATGCTGGTTTTGCTAATAAATTGGTACCGGAAGGGAGTGGAAAAGTGAGAGGAGTTTTGACCAAATACGGATCAGATTATCAACTAATGAGCAGATCAGAAAAAGATCTGGAAATGAACGGAAAAAGAGATATTCCGATTTTTGCGGAAGATTTCCAATCCGTAAAAAACAATGTGAATTTTACTTTGCCGGGTTGGAGCAATATTGTTGAAAAAGCTTCAAAATTATGGGAGAGCATGCTGTATGCTGGAAACGGTTATGCGGAGTTTAATACTACAAGTACAACCGCAGCCGAAAATGTTGCCTGGATGGTTACTCCCAAAATCAATTTGAGCGGCTATAAAAGTGCAGTATTATCCTTTAGAAGCGCACAGCACGACTTAAAGATTGATTCGCCATTAAATGTGCTTGAAGTCTATGTTTCAACTAATTTCGATAGTTCTAGCGTAACGAAAGCAAAATGGACAAAACTAACAGCAAAATTTCCGTCATTGTCAACACTGTCCCGGGTTTTTATCAGTTCGGGAGCAATTGATTTATCTTCCTATTCAGGAAATATTAATATTGCCTTTAAATATATGGGTTCGGGTAAGGATAAAACTTTGAATGGCGCTTTTATGGTTGATGATGTTAGAATTTTTGCCGAAAAATAA
- the hflX gene encoding GTPase HflX yields the protein MLEKEVINFERTAIVGIITQNQSEEKLNEYLDELEFLTFTAGGEVIKRFSQKMERPNPKTFVGTGKIDEINLFVKENNISTLIFDDELSPSQQKNISRIIDCKILDRTNLILDIFAQRAETSYARTQVELAQCQYLLPRLSGLWTHLERQKGGIGMRGPGETEIETDRRIVRDRISLLKDKIKTIDKQMSIQRSNRGAMVRVALVGYTNVGKSTLMNAIGKSDVFVENKLFATLDTTVRKVVIKNLPFLLSDTVGFIRKLPTQLVDSFKSTLDEVREADLLLHVVDISHPDFEDHIESVNQTLLEIKSNDKPTIMVFNKIDAYKHLTIDEDDLITERTRRHYTLEEWKQTWMSNVGEDKALFISATQKQNFEEFREMVYEAVRQIHITRFPYNKFLYPDYKDAVEKEEE from the coding sequence ATGTTAGAAAAAGAAGTTATAAATTTTGAGAGAACAGCCATTGTAGGTATTATAACTCAAAATCAAAGTGAGGAAAAACTTAACGAATATCTGGATGAATTAGAGTTTTTGACTTTTACCGCAGGAGGTGAAGTGATTAAACGCTTTTCGCAAAAAATGGAACGTCCAAATCCGAAGACTTTTGTCGGGACAGGAAAAATAGATGAAATTAATCTTTTTGTAAAAGAAAACAATATATCGACGTTGATTTTTGATGACGAATTATCACCATCACAACAAAAGAATATTTCCAGAATTATCGATTGTAAAATTTTAGACCGAACGAATTTAATTCTGGATATTTTTGCACAAAGAGCCGAGACTTCTTATGCAAGAACACAGGTTGAGTTGGCACAATGTCAATATTTACTACCTAGACTTTCAGGTTTATGGACACACCTTGAGCGTCAAAAAGGGGGTATTGGTATGCGTGGTCCGGGAGAAACCGAGATCGAAACGGACAGACGTATCGTGCGTGACCGAATTTCGTTATTAAAGGATAAAATCAAGACCATCGACAAACAAATGAGCATTCAGCGCAGCAATCGCGGTGCGATGGTTCGTGTGGCATTGGTAGGATATACCAATGTTGGAAAATCGACCCTTATGAATGCGATTGGTAAAAGTGATGTTTTTGTTGAAAATAAATTATTCGCAACTTTAGACACCACTGTTCGAAAAGTAGTGATTAAAAACTTGCCGTTCTTGTTATCGGATACCGTAGGGTTTATTAGAAAATTGCCAACACAACTGGTAGATTCGTTTAAAAGTACACTCGATGAGGTGCGTGAAGCCGATTTATTATTGCATGTTGTAGATATTTCACACCCTGATTTTGAAGACCATATCGAATCGGTAAATCAAACTTTGTTAGAGATTAAGAGTAATGACAAACCTACTATTATGGTTTTTAATAAAATTGATGCCTACAAACATTTGACGATTGATGAAGATGATTTAATTACGGAGAGAACAAGAAGACATTATACTCTTGAGGAATGGAAACAGACCTGGATGAGTAATGTTGGAGAAGATAAAGCACTATTTATCTCGGCAACACAAAAACAGAATTTTGAAGAATTCAGAGAAATGGTTTACGAGGCAGTCCGCCAGATTCATATCACAAGATTTCCGTATAATAAGTTTTTGTATCCGGATTATAAAGATGCAGTTGAGAAAGAAGAGGAATAA
- a CDS encoding DUF3078 domain-containing protein, whose protein sequence is MKKLALLLLVLANFTFVHAQNSEKELIQNTEKAVKKINDTIEDEGWKAKGTVSLLLNQSSFNNWVAGGEDSFSGTLGINYDFNYKKDDLTWDNKILASYGLLQTKNTDFEKKTDDRLEFNSIVGKKAFGDWYYSFFLNFRTQFTTGYLYGKDVNGKEIRTENTKFMSPGYLTTGPGIYWSKTEDLKINFAPLTSKFTFVDRAYTSGIDQATGLPYVDGAYFGVDANKSMLYELGFYASVYYKLAIMTNVTAENTLNLYSNYLKDPQNVDINYSLNVIMKVNKFLSANLSFQAIYDDNAFSGFQTRQIFGVGINFGF, encoded by the coding sequence ATGAAAAAGCTAGCATTATTACTCCTTGTTTTAGCAAACTTTACTTTTGTTCATGCACAAAATTCAGAAAAAGAACTGATTCAGAATACTGAAAAAGCGGTAAAAAAAATAAATGATACGATCGAAGATGAAGGATGGAAGGCAAAAGGTACGGTGTCTCTTTTACTGAATCAATCTAGCTTTAACAATTGGGTTGCCGGAGGTGAAGACAGCTTCTCCGGAACTTTAGGAATCAATTATGACTTTAACTATAAAAAAGACGATCTCACCTGGGACAACAAGATTCTGGCTTCATATGGTCTTTTGCAAACTAAAAATACAGATTTCGAAAAAAAGACGGATGACCGTTTAGAATTTAATTCAATTGTAGGGAAGAAAGCTTTTGGAGACTGGTATTATTCTTTCTTTTTAAATTTCAGAACCCAATTTACAACCGGTTATCTGTATGGGAAGGATGTAAATGGGAAGGAAATCCGAACTGAAAACACCAAGTTTATGTCTCCGGGGTATCTAACTACGGGGCCCGGTATTTACTGGTCTAAAACGGAGGATTTAAAAATAAACTTTGCTCCTCTAACTTCAAAATTCACTTTTGTAGACCGCGCTTATACTTCGGGAATTGATCAGGCAACAGGATTACCTTATGTAGACGGGGCTTATTTTGGAGTAGATGCCAATAAAAGTATGTTATACGAACTCGGGTTTTATGCTTCGGTTTATTACAAACTGGCTATCATGACCAACGTAACTGCCGAGAATACCCTGAATTTGTATTCTAACTATTTAAAAGATCCGCAAAATGTAGATATCAACTACTCGTTGAATGTTATCATGAAAGTTAACAAATTTCTATCGGCAAACTTATCCTTCCAGGCCATCTATGACGATAATGCTTTCAGTGGATTCCAAACCAGACAAATATTTGGTGTAGGAATAAATTTTGGTTTTTAA
- a CDS encoding DUF2480 family protein has product MEEIINKVANSALEVFDLEDYYPKGARVQIDISQWLLEGFLLKEKDFREHLKNHDWSQYQDQYVAINCSTDAIVPAWSSILVAIHLAPYAKKVVNGTIEDLEASLYEEILSKLDYTPYKGKPVIVKGCSRKPVPTRAYILAATYLQPFARSIMYGEACSAVPLYKEPKK; this is encoded by the coding sequence ATGGAAGAAATTATCAATAAAGTTGCTAATAGTGCCTTGGAGGTTTTTGATCTTGAAGATTATTACCCAAAAGGAGCACGTGTGCAAATCGATATATCACAATGGCTTTTAGAAGGCTTTTTGTTAAAAGAAAAAGACTTTAGAGAGCATTTAAAAAATCATGACTGGTCGCAATATCAGGATCAATATGTGGCTATAAATTGCAGTACAGATGCAATTGTTCCTGCCTGGTCTTCTATTCTGGTTGCAATCCATTTGGCTCCATACGCCAAAAAAGTGGTGAACGGAACTATAGAAGATCTGGAAGCAAGCTTATACGAAGAAATATTAAGCAAACTTGATTACACTCCCTATAAAGGCAAACCTGTTATCGTAAAAGGCTGTTCCCGCAAACCTGTACCTACCCGTGCTTACATTTTAGCAGCGACCTATCTGCAGCCATTTGCAAGAAGTATCATGTATGGCGAGGCCTGTTCGGCGGTACCCTTATACAAAGAACCAAAAAAATAA
- a CDS encoding SUF system Fe-S cluster assembly protein has product MEQEIDTNELGESIVKVLKGIYDPEIPVDIYELGLIYDVMVNTDYEVKILMTLTSPNCPVAESLPREVEEKVKTIENIKDVDVEITFDPPWSKDLMSEEAKLELGML; this is encoded by the coding sequence ATGGAACAAGAAATAGACACAAACGAACTGGGAGAATCTATCGTAAAGGTTTTAAAAGGCATTTATGATCCGGAAATTCCTGTGGACATATACGAGTTAGGATTGATTTACGATGTAATGGTCAACACCGATTATGAAGTAAAAATCTTAATGACTTTAACCTCTCCAAACTGCCCTGTCGCAGAAAGTTTGCCAAGAGAAGTGGAAGAAAAAGTAAAAACAATTGAAAACATAAAAGATGTTGATGTTGAAATTACTTTCGATCCGCCATGGAGCAAAGACTTAATGAGCGAAGAAGCAAAATTAGAATTAGGAATGCTTTAA
- a CDS encoding SufE family protein — protein sequence MTIKEIQNEIIDEFSMFDDWMQRYEYIIELGKSLPLIKEEYKTDDNLIKGCQSKVWLQGEQKEDNIVFTADSDAILTKGIIAILIRTFSNQKASDILSADVDFIDEIGLKEHLSATRANGLVSMIKNIKMYALAFDAKNKN from the coding sequence ATGACGATAAAAGAAATACAAAACGAAATAATAGACGAATTTTCGATGTTTGATGACTGGATGCAACGTTACGAGTACATCATCGAATTAGGAAAAAGTCTTCCGTTAATCAAAGAAGAATATAAAACCGACGACAATTTAATCAAAGGATGTCAATCAAAAGTTTGGCTGCAAGGGGAACAAAAAGAAGACAACATTGTCTTTACTGCCGATAGTGATGCTATCCTGACTAAAGGAATAATCGCGATTTTAATTCGTACATTCTCCAATCAAAAAGCATCCGATATTTTAAGCGCCGATGTTGATTTTATTGACGAAATTGGTCTAAAAGAACATTTATCCGCAACACGTGCAAATGGTTTGGTATCGATGATTAAAAACATCAAAATGTATGCATTGGCTTTTGATGCAAAAAATAAAAATTAA
- a CDS encoding aminotransferase class V-fold PLP-dependent enzyme, with protein sequence MLDIQKIRADFPILSEKVNGKPLVYFDNGATSQKPQIVIDAIAKYYQEINANIHRGVHTLSQLATDAYEISRVKIQHHINAKFSHEVLFTSGTTHGINLVTNGFASILKPGDEVIVSSLEHHSNIVPWQMLCEKTGATLKVIPMNEEGELIIEAYDALLSEKTKVVTVNHISNALGIINPIKYMIEKAHAVGAAVLIDGAQAVPHLKPDVQDLDCDFYAFSGHKMCGPTGTGILYGKEEWLNKLPPYQGGGEMIKEVTFEKTTYADLPHKFEAGTPNIAGGIVLGTAVDYLNHIGFHNIHQHETHLLQHATKRLLEIEGLKIYGTGKNKASVISFNIDGIHPYDIGSIIDKLGIAVRTGHHCAQPIMNFFCIPGTIRASFSFYNTKEEIDIMVEAIKKAKAMLS encoded by the coding sequence ATGTTAGACATCCAAAAAATAAGAGCTGATTTTCCGATACTTTCAGAAAAAGTGAACGGAAAACCTTTAGTATATTTCGACAACGGTGCAACTTCGCAAAAACCACAAATTGTGATTGATGCGATCGCAAAGTATTATCAGGAAATAAACGCCAACATTCATCGTGGTGTTCATACTTTAAGCCAATTGGCGACTGATGCTTACGAAATTTCAAGAGTAAAAATCCAACATCATATCAATGCGAAATTCTCGCACGAAGTACTTTTTACTTCAGGAACAACTCATGGAATTAACTTAGTAACCAACGGTTTTGCTTCCATTTTAAAACCCGGAGACGAAGTTATTGTTTCTTCATTAGAGCATCACAGCAACATCGTGCCTTGGCAAATGTTATGTGAGAAAACAGGAGCAACTCTTAAAGTTATTCCAATGAATGAAGAAGGTGAACTAATAATAGAAGCTTATGATGCCTTATTGTCAGAAAAGACAAAAGTGGTAACGGTAAATCATATTTCGAACGCATTAGGAATTATCAATCCTATTAAATATATGATCGAAAAGGCTCATGCTGTTGGTGCTGCTGTTTTGATCGATGGTGCACAGGCCGTCCCGCATTTAAAACCTGATGTTCAGGATTTAGATTGTGATTTTTATGCTTTTTCAGGACATAAAATGTGCGGACCAACGGGAACCGGAATTCTTTATGGAAAAGAAGAATGGCTGAATAAATTACCTCCCTACCAAGGTGGCGGTGAAATGATCAAAGAAGTTACTTTCGAGAAAACGACTTATGCCGATTTACCTCATAAATTTGAAGCAGGAACTCCAAATATTGCCGGCGGAATTGTTTTAGGAACTGCCGTTGATTATTTGAACCACATTGGTTTTCATAACATTCATCAGCATGAAACACATTTATTACAGCACGCAACCAAACGTTTATTAGAAATCGAAGGACTGAAAATTTACGGAACCGGAAAAAATAAAGCTTCAGTGATTTCGTTTAATATTGATGGAATTCATCCGTACGATATTGGTTCCATTATCGACAAACTGGGAATCGCAGTGAGAACCGGACATCATTGTGCACAACCAATTATGAATTTTTTCTGCATTCCGGGAACGATCCGTGCTTCATTTTCTTTTTACAATACCAAAGAAGAAATTGACATAATGGTTGAGGCCATTAAAAAAGCGAAAGCTATGTTAAGCTAA